In one window of Frigoriglobus tundricola DNA:
- a CDS encoding PQQ-binding-like beta-propeller repeat protein, which translates to MPDKLPARSEPVWEAVLTAPGLGGVAATSEHVFVSDRELNDTVDVFRCLKAADGKEAWGHRTPAVGNLDYGNSPRATPLIYNDRAYLLGAFGDLACIEVRTGKAVWALNVRDEFDAADERKWGVCDSPLIADGKLIVAPGGKGAALVALDPKTGKPVWKAPGKPTGYGSFIAAKLGGVFQIVGHDAETLGGWDAKTGTRLWAVKPERRGDFNVPTPIVVGDRLLVTTENNGARLFAFNANGVIDPKPVAVNKRLTPDTHTPVVAGGRVFGVWNRLYCLDLSAGLKELYSESATAFSGYCAAVATDSRVLVVPRSGELILLDAAAAEYSELGRVTAFGKDEKGVYAHPAFVGTRVYVRGHSSIRCFELEG; encoded by the coding sequence CTGCCCGACAAACTCCCGGCCAGATCCGAACCCGTCTGGGAAGCCGTTCTCACCGCCCCCGGTTTGGGGGGCGTTGCCGCGACGTCCGAACACGTCTTCGTTTCCGACCGCGAACTCAACGACACCGTGGACGTGTTCCGCTGCCTGAAAGCTGCGGACGGCAAGGAGGCGTGGGGGCACCGCACCCCGGCCGTCGGGAACCTGGATTACGGCAACTCGCCGCGCGCCACGCCCCTCATTTACAACGACCGCGCGTACCTCCTGGGCGCGTTCGGCGACCTCGCGTGTATCGAGGTACGGACCGGCAAAGCGGTCTGGGCGCTCAACGTGCGCGACGAGTTCGACGCGGCCGACGAGCGCAAGTGGGGGGTGTGCGATTCCCCCCTCATCGCCGATGGCAAGTTGATCGTGGCCCCGGGCGGGAAGGGCGCGGCCCTCGTCGCGCTCGATCCCAAGACCGGCAAGCCCGTGTGGAAGGCGCCGGGAAAACCGACGGGCTACGGCTCGTTCATCGCCGCGAAGCTCGGTGGCGTGTTCCAGATTGTGGGGCACGACGCCGAGACGCTCGGCGGTTGGGACGCGAAGACCGGAACGCGCCTGTGGGCCGTGAAGCCGGAGCGCCGCGGGGACTTCAATGTGCCTACGCCCATCGTGGTGGGCGACCGGTTGCTCGTGACTACCGAGAACAACGGGGCGCGGCTGTTCGCGTTCAACGCGAACGGCGTGATCGACCCGAAGCCGGTCGCGGTGAACAAGCGGCTCACCCCGGACACGCACACGCCGGTGGTCGCGGGCGGCCGGGTGTTCGGGGTATGGAACCGGCTGTACTGTTTGGACCTCAGCGCCGGGCTGAAGGAGCTTTACAGCGAGAGCGCCACTGCGTTTTCCGGGTACTGCGCGGCTGTTGCGACGGATTCGCGGGTACTGGTGGTGCCGCGTTCGGGTGAACTGATCCTGCTCGACGCGGCGGCCGCTGAGTATTCGGAACTCGGGCGCGTTACGGCATTCGGCAAAGACGAAAAGGGCGTGTACGCCCACCCGGCCTTCGTCGGCACGCGCGTTTATGTCCGCGGACACAGTTCGATCCGGTGCTTCGAGTTGGAGGGCTGA
- a CDS encoding PhnD/SsuA/transferrin family substrate-binding protein — MAENLNRREALAAAALSLTALPVIATDKPGDKPADKPVVIPENALVVLVMDPLSAQLSCPCVSGYGQRDYDRLGAYLAEKVGRAVAVVYGESLAGALKKSGAKAHLVIGKDSVVRATAPGNKLTVTYLAALTGKDGKTTQTGLVCVAAADKAVTPADLKEHTIYFGNPAAEEKSAAAVKVLKEFGLEVPAPLDTCATCSEGATKVVEEAKAGKKVAAVISSYAQPLLEGCGTIKKGELRVIAETDPVPFIAAFATDGLAPADRAAVKAALLDVGKNKALCTAIETKAGFVEPPAKKK, encoded by the coding sequence ATGGCCGAGAACCTGAACCGCCGCGAGGCGCTTGCCGCGGCCGCCCTGTCCCTGACCGCGCTCCCGGTGATCGCGACAGACAAGCCGGGGGACAAGCCCGCCGACAAACCAGTGGTGATTCCCGAGAACGCGCTGGTCGTGCTCGTGATGGATCCGTTGTCGGCGCAACTTTCGTGCCCGTGCGTGAGCGGGTACGGGCAGCGCGACTACGACCGGCTCGGCGCATATTTGGCGGAGAAGGTCGGGCGCGCGGTCGCCGTGGTGTACGGCGAGAGCCTGGCCGGGGCGCTGAAAAAGTCCGGGGCGAAGGCCCACCTCGTCATCGGCAAGGACTCCGTCGTGCGCGCCACCGCGCCCGGCAACAAGCTCACCGTCACGTACCTCGCCGCCCTCACGGGCAAGGACGGCAAGACCACCCAGACCGGGCTCGTCTGCGTTGCGGCGGCCGACAAGGCGGTCACGCCGGCCGACCTGAAAGAGCACACGATCTACTTCGGGAACCCCGCGGCCGAGGAGAAGAGCGCGGCGGCCGTCAAAGTGCTCAAGGAGTTCGGGCTGGAAGTGCCCGCCCCGCTCGACACGTGCGCGACCTGCTCCGAGGGCGCGACCAAGGTGGTCGAGGAGGCGAAGGCGGGCAAGAAGGTCGCGGCCGTGATCTCGTCCTACGCGCAACCGCTCCTCGAGGGGTGCGGGACCATTAAGAAGGGCGAGTTGCGGGTGATCGCCGAAACGGACCCGGTGCCGTTCATTGCTGCGTTTGCGACGGACGGCCTGGCCCCCGCCGACCGCGCCGCGGTCAAGGCCGCGCTGTTGGACGTCGGGAAGAACAAGGCCCTCTGCACGGCCATCGAGACGAAGGCCGGGTTCGTCGAGCCCCCGGCTAAAAAAAAGTAA
- a CDS encoding NHL repeat-containing protein: MNVFRLGIAAVLLAASAAGAADDTPVPAPPVAPANPAEKFETTHKVVASIDVKGEKGHTLQTICLDSKGRVVGLVAPPKPYGAPPKGQTAEIHLFDADGKAVKNWKVPFHATAVNCGPDGTIYVAGDSKIAKFDADGKQVGETVELPHLAAILKDTESLKKRAEVQLKKEKEQMVQAYANAKKSMTEQLKKLEEKKEEDRTKTEARQIQQFKDIIKQYDEIETQYKNRTVEQVVEQMTGRMRVANGMAVSEKDVFVACGDVGYGYAVWRFTKDLKEPKQVLSEIGGCCGQMDIQCHGPDVLVAENTKHQFARYDRDGKKIGAFGKRGEDTDPKCFGGCCNPMNIRANGVGDIYTAESEGVIKRFGPSGDFIETAGVVKLTGGCKNVAVAVAEDGKKLFFCDLPGSKFHILEKKAK; encoded by the coding sequence ATGAATGTGTTTCGCCTTGGAATCGCCGCCGTGCTACTCGCCGCGAGCGCCGCGGGCGCTGCGGACGACACGCCGGTCCCGGCCCCCCCGGTCGCCCCCGCGAACCCGGCCGAGAAATTCGAGACCACGCACAAGGTCGTTGCTTCGATCGACGTCAAGGGCGAGAAGGGCCACACCCTCCAAACGATCTGCCTCGACAGCAAGGGCCGGGTGGTCGGGCTGGTCGCCCCGCCCAAGCCCTACGGCGCGCCCCCGAAAGGTCAGACGGCCGAGATCCACCTCTTCGATGCCGACGGCAAAGCGGTGAAGAACTGGAAGGTGCCGTTCCACGCGACCGCGGTGAACTGCGGTCCCGACGGGACGATCTACGTCGCCGGCGACAGCAAGATCGCGAAGTTCGACGCGGACGGCAAACAGGTCGGCGAGACCGTCGAACTGCCGCACCTCGCGGCCATCCTCAAGGACACCGAGTCGCTCAAGAAGCGGGCCGAGGTGCAACTGAAGAAGGAAAAGGAACAGATGGTCCAGGCGTACGCCAACGCCAAAAAGTCCATGACCGAGCAGCTCAAGAAGCTCGAAGAGAAAAAGGAAGAGGACCGGACCAAGACCGAGGCGCGCCAGATCCAGCAGTTCAAGGACATCATCAAGCAGTACGACGAGATCGAAACGCAGTACAAGAACCGCACCGTGGAACAGGTCGTCGAGCAGATGACCGGGCGGATGCGGGTCGCCAACGGCATGGCGGTCTCCGAGAAGGACGTGTTCGTAGCCTGCGGCGACGTGGGCTACGGGTACGCGGTGTGGCGCTTCACCAAGGACCTGAAGGAGCCCAAGCAGGTCCTCTCCGAGATCGGCGGGTGCTGCGGCCAGATGGACATCCAGTGCCACGGCCCGGACGTGCTGGTCGCCGAGAACACCAAGCACCAGTTCGCCCGGTACGACCGCGACGGCAAGAAGATCGGGGCGTTCGGGAAGCGCGGCGAGGACACCGACCCGAAGTGCTTCGGCGGGTGCTGCAACCCGATGAACATCCGCGCCAACGGGGTGGGCGACATCTACACCGCCGAGAGCGAGGGCGTCATCAAGCGCTTCGGGCCGAGCGGCGACTTCATCGAGACCGCCGGCGTAGTGAAGCTGACCGGCGGGTGCAAGAACGTCGCCGTCGCCGTCGCCGAGGACGGCAAGAAACTGTTCTTCTGCGACCTGCCGGGGTCGAAGTTCCACATTCTCGAAAAGAAGGCGAAGTGA
- a CDS encoding low molecular weight phosphatase family protein yields MLRPCFGLAVLIPLFSAAPLVAQNDPHRSAPMSGNAVATALAFAHQFAVPEALLPGRDRQLKSALISALGKSPELAWEVAGDFFDRATFRALAGDGTAISVEKMDQLVRDKVPQSRKDMHAKTRVHADLLTTQFDMIEDAHAKAGSALVDWVVKNYRADKPLGVVVLCTGNTRRSMLGATMGNVAAAYSGLSNVRFYSGGTAPDAINPRTIATLREIGIEIEPTGKEAPRGRAGLANPIYRVQWGKGLETTEFSKVYTDAHNPQDGFAALVVCSEAETACPRVTGAGARIPVLYLDPKAFDGAPFESAKYAERRDDIGRFMLSVFVQAHRRLELAEKLK; encoded by the coding sequence ATGCTCCGTCCGTGCTTCGGCTTGGCGGTCCTGATCCCCCTGTTCTCTGCCGCTCCGTTGGTCGCTCAGAACGATCCCCACCGGTCCGCCCCCATGAGCGGCAACGCCGTCGCAACGGCACTGGCGTTCGCGCACCAGTTCGCGGTGCCAGAGGCCTTGCTCCCGGGCAGGGATCGCCAACTCAAAAGTGCGCTCATTTCAGCTCTGGGCAAATCACCAGAGTTGGCCTGGGAGGTCGCGGGCGATTTTTTCGACCGGGCCACCTTTCGGGCGCTCGCCGGGGACGGGACCGCCATCTCGGTCGAAAAGATGGATCAACTCGTCCGCGACAAGGTGCCCCAGTCGCGCAAAGACATGCACGCGAAAACCCGGGTCCACGCGGACCTGTTGACGACTCAGTTCGACATGATTGAGGACGCTCACGCGAAGGCCGGGAGCGCGCTGGTCGATTGGGTCGTCAAGAACTACCGGGCCGACAAGCCGCTGGGCGTCGTCGTCCTCTGCACGGGGAACACGCGCCGCAGCATGTTGGGCGCGACGATGGGGAACGTGGCCGCAGCGTACTCCGGACTGTCTAACGTCCGCTTCTACAGCGGGGGTACGGCCCCGGACGCCATCAACCCGCGGACGATCGCGACGCTCCGGGAGATCGGCATCGAGATCGAGCCGACCGGAAAGGAAGCGCCGCGCGGGAGGGCCGGGCTCGCGAACCCCATTTATCGGGTGCAGTGGGGCAAGGGGCTGGAAACGACCGAGTTCTCAAAAGTCTACACCGACGCGCACAACCCACAGGACGGCTTTGCGGCCCTCGTGGTGTGCAGCGAAGCCGAAACGGCGTGTCCGCGGGTGACGGGGGCCGGCGCCCGAATTCCGGTGCTGTACCTCGACCCGAAAGCGTTCGACGGCGCCCCGTTCGAGTCCGCGAAATACGCCGAGCGCCGGGACGACATCGGGCGCTTCATGCTCAGCGTCTTCGTGCAGGCCCACCGGCGACTGGAACTGGCCGAAAAATTAAAGTAA
- a CDS encoding arsenate reductase ArsC, whose amino-acid sequence MSEPNPKKRILFVCVENSNRSQMAEAFARMHGGERVEARSAGSRPSGRVNPRAVQFMAERGYDLTRHESKALDQFNGTDVDVAVTMGCGDSCPLVPARAREEWNIPDPKDLSDDDFRQVRDLIEQKVMRLLAQQLG is encoded by the coding sequence GTGAGCGAGCCGAATCCGAAAAAGCGCATCCTGTTCGTGTGCGTCGAGAACTCGAACCGGAGTCAAATGGCCGAGGCATTTGCCCGTATGCACGGCGGCGAGCGGGTCGAGGCCCGTTCCGCCGGGAGCCGGCCCTCCGGTCGCGTGAACCCGCGCGCGGTTCAGTTCATGGCCGAGCGCGGGTACGACCTGACCCGACACGAATCCAAGGCTCTGGACCAGTTTAACGGAACCGATGTCGATGTGGCCGTGACGATGGGCTGCGGGGATTCGTGTCCGCTGGTTCCCGCGCGGGCACGTGAGGAATGGAACATCCCCGACCCAAAGGACCTCTCGGATGACGATTTCCGCCAGGTCCGCGACCTGATCGAACAAAAGGTAATGCGACTTCTTGCGCAGCAGCTCGGGTGA
- a CDS encoding aquaporin — protein MRRRLVAELFGTFALVFAGTGAIVVNAVSSGQVTHVGVAVTFGLIVLAMVYAVGDVSGAHLNPAVTVGFAVAGRFPVREVLPYALAQCAGALLASGVLRFLFPESTNLGATVPAGTALQSFVLEVILTLVLMFVALSVATGAKERGLLAGVAVGSVVTLEALFAGPVCGASMNPARSLAPAVVSGHLAYVWVYVAAPLLGAGAAVAVCGCIHGAGCCAGANEGCQS, from the coding sequence ATGAGGCGGCGACTGGTAGCGGAACTATTCGGTACGTTCGCGTTGGTGTTTGCGGGCACCGGTGCAATCGTGGTCAACGCGGTGAGCAGTGGGCAGGTGACGCACGTCGGTGTCGCGGTGACCTTCGGGCTGATCGTGCTGGCGATGGTGTACGCGGTGGGCGACGTCTCGGGGGCGCACCTGAATCCGGCGGTGACGGTGGGGTTCGCCGTGGCGGGCCGGTTCCCGGTGCGAGAGGTGCTACCCTACGCTCTGGCCCAGTGCGCGGGGGCACTTCTGGCGAGCGGCGTGCTTCGGTTCCTGTTCCCCGAGAGTACGAATTTGGGGGCCACGGTCCCGGCCGGGACCGCCCTTCAATCGTTCGTGCTCGAGGTGATATTGACGCTCGTACTTATGTTCGTCGCTCTGTCGGTTGCGACCGGTGCAAAGGAGCGCGGGCTTCTCGCGGGGGTGGCAGTCGGCTCGGTGGTGACCCTGGAAGCGTTGTTCGCCGGGCCGGTGTGTGGCGCGAGCATGAACCCGGCGCGGTCCCTGGCCCCGGCCGTCGTCTCGGGGCACCTCGCGTACGTGTGGGTGTACGTTGCCGCGCCCCTCCTGGGCGCGGGCGCGGCGGTGGCGGTGTGCGGGTGCATTCACGGCGCGGGGTGTTGCGCCGGGGCGAACGAGGGGTGTCAGTCGTGA
- a CDS encoding ArsR/SmtB family transcription factor, with protein sequence MPHCTSRVALRDRPLLSFVQAVKVTALFKLLANDTRVRLLHHIVRTGEATVTDMAKTLGMKPQAVSNQLMRLADTGMLASRRDGNHVYYRVVNECAAPLLDLALCLMEGESDSAPRGTCDVQA encoded by the coding sequence ATGCCGCACTGTACGAGCCGGGTCGCGCTCAGGGACCGGCCGCTCCTGTCATTCGTTCAGGCGGTCAAGGTGACCGCACTCTTCAAGTTGCTCGCCAACGATACGCGCGTTCGGCTCCTTCACCACATCGTTCGGACCGGCGAGGCCACGGTCACTGACATGGCGAAGACCCTCGGGATGAAGCCACAGGCGGTCTCGAACCAACTGATGCGACTCGCGGACACGGGCATGCTGGCGTCCCGGCGCGACGGGAACCATGTGTACTACCGGGTCGTTAACGAGTGCGCCGCGCCGCTGCTCGACCTTGCCCTGTGCCTGATGGAAGGTGAAAGCGATTCCGCCCCTCGGGGAACGTGCGATGTCCAGGCTTGA